One region of Wyeomyia smithii strain HCP4-BCI-WySm-NY-G18 chromosome 3, ASM2978416v1, whole genome shotgun sequence genomic DNA includes:
- the LOC129727305 gene encoding centrosomal protein of 135 kDa-like: MSINSLSHSFEEEPISGLISKLDDLENTISHLELDVRNELHTQRLLDRCELNLAARCADPSETDAQGKRLSGESIPSTFGECSCRCSQALAIYLEQLRQAKLEQEQLLRHLKMREEQLQLYRSKMLETNAIVEHQKEQIRALVEKEKMVTEKINFTLEEENQTLMQEINQLKRLPDELRVRERALRDANKELQETKLTLKSLLLDIETGLETCEDISGELQQERTRAFQTMTEIDQEKRKVITWVAKYSELKQQYESALQQKESVDQLVAELREKSLQLDQMTKKYEAIKEESSKYLSKVESEYSQQEKKLNKRVVDLECENQCLKVKLNDQSFKTSDTSHKMHLELLSLEQKFKEAQEEISALKRFNEATAAAAEYVTRKKQTSGNDSDSPSLSPPFCSMCAVETSERLKSLGDICSSPYQNSGSENDTSDRSLEDTTIPDMLEATCTFAFHNLRRLMNGSRPTLPT; the protein is encoded by the exons ATGTCGATTAATTCCTTGTCGCACAGTTTCGAGGAAGAACCCATTTCCGGACTGATCAGTAAACTAGACGATCTCGAAAATACAATAAGCCATTTGGAGCTCGACGTTCGAAATG AGCTACACACCCAACGACTGTTGGATCGTTGCGAACTGAATCTTGCTGCACGGTGTGCGGATCCGTCTGAAACGGATGCCCAAGGTAAGCGACTAAGTGGCGAATCCATTCCGAGCACATTCGGCGAATGCAGCTGCCGTTGCAGTCAGGCGCTGGCAATCTATCTGGAGCAGCTGCGGCAAGCAAAACTAGAACAGGAACAACTCCTGCGGCATCTTAAGATGCGAGAAGAGCAGCTTCAGCTGTACCG CTCAAAAATGCTAGAAACCAACGCGATCGTTGAGCACCAAAAGGAACAAATCCGTGCCCTGGTTGAGAAGGAAAAAATGGTAAcggaaaaaattaatttcacttTGGAGGAAGAAAACCAAACCTTGATGCAAGAAATCAACCAGCTGAAAAGACTTCCGGACGAACTGCGGGTGCGAGAGCGGGCTCTCCGAGACGCCAACAAGGAACTGCAGGAGACGAAGCTGACACTCAAATCGCTGCTGCTAGACATCGAAACCGGGCTGGAAACCTGCGAGGACATTTCCGGTGAACTGCAGCAAGAACGAACCCGTGCCTTTCAAACGATGACCGAAATCGACCAGGAAAAGCGTAAAG TTATTACATGGGTCGCTAAATACAGTGAGCTGAAGCAGCAGTACGAATCAGCCCTGCAGCAAAAAGAATCCGTTGATCAATTGGTTGCCGAACTTCGGGAAAAGTCGCTGCAATTGGATCAGATGACTAAAAAGTACGAAGCGATCAAAGAGGAGAGCAGCAAATAT CTTTCGAAGGTAGAAAGCGAATATAGCCAGCAGGAGAAGAAGTTGAACAAGCGAGTAGTCGACCTAGAATGCGAAAATCAGTGTTTGAAGGTCAAACTAAACGACCAGAGCTTTAAAACATCGGACACTTCTCACAA GATGCACTTGGAACTTTTGAGTCTGGAACAAAAGTTCAAAGAAGCTCAGGAGGAAATAAGTGCTTTGAAACGTTTCAACGAAGCAACAGCAGCCGCCGCGGAGTATGTAACACGCAAAAAGCAAACCTCTGGTAATGATTCCGATTCGCCCTCCCTGAGTCCACCGTTTTGCAGTATGTGCGCTGTTGAAACATCCGAAAGATTGAAATCTTTGGGAGATATTTGCTCGTCTCCCTACCAAAACTCTGGTTCTGAAAACGACACTAGCGATCGGTCATTGGAAGATACAACAATCCC CGATATGCTTGAAGCGACGTGTACATTTGCTTTTCACAACCTGCGCAGATTGATGAATGGGTCGCGTCCAACTCTACCCACTTGA